CCAAGAAGATGGGAAAACAGTTAATATATTTTCTGTTTCTCCAACTTCTTTCCACCCTGAATTATTATAAAATTCTTCCCCATTTCCGATGGTTCTATACAACATAAATACAACAGGAGTAGATGATAATCCAGAATAGTTAGCAGGAACATCTTCAAAATACTCTCTGTCATCACCATTTAAATTAATTACAAAACTATTTTTCCCTTTGACATAATTTGAAGTTTGGGGTTCTGTTGTATTCTTTTTGCAAGAAAGAATGAAAGTTATAAAAAATGCTAGAAAAATGAGTGATACTTTTGTAATTGTTGTCATTGATGTCATTTATTTTAATTTATAATTATTATTTTTCAATAAATACATCACGATATATAGTAATGTTTTTTGATTTTTTTTTTAAATCTATATTAATTTAAATATGAAAATAATTTGTATTTTTAAATTTATTACTTGGTTAATGAGCACTAAAATATATTAGATAAGTTATTGTGAAGTTTACTAAAAATGCAATCAAATAAATTCTTTTTTCAAAATTTTTAATATTTATTATAAGTTTATTTCAATGCTTTGTTGCAGCTGTTAAAAGAAAGGGTTTATAATTAGAAAATACAACAATTAGTCTAAGTAGTAATAGAAATAGTACATGTAATATCAGTTAATTATTTGCAATACTTTGGTAGTTAGCAGTTGTCATTTATATTTTCATTTGTTATATCCTTTATCTTCAAATGGTTTTAATTCGTCAATATACAATTGTGCAAGCAATTTAACTTCGTTTTTGAAGTCGATATTCTCTCCTTCAGTTTGTTTTATTTCAGATAATACTTCATATTTAAAGTTGTCCTCTCCAAACTCTTTCCACTCCTTTTGTAAATAATCGTTTCTATGATTTCCAAAATTCAATTCCATTCTATTTCTGTTCCAAATTGCTTCTAAATCAATGCTTCCATCAATATAAACTTTACCATTTACAACATTTCTAATTTGAAAAACTCCGATTTTAAATTTCTTTGTACGATATTCTTCTTTGATTTCTTTTTTAGTTTTTATCATTTAACATTTTGAAATTTTGTTCTGTTAATGGTAAAAGTCGAGAGTCTTCCAATGCTGCAGTCCTATGACCTATAACTTTTAAATATTCATGATTTGAAGCGAATGCAATAAAATCTTGAACACTATTTTGTTGGATCATCATAACACAATCCCAACGTTCATTTGTTGGTCCAACCAAAAAATGTCCACCATACCCTAAAAACATAATTTCTCCACCTGATTTTTTTAAATGTTGTAAAGTCTTCTCAATATAAAGCATATATGCCACTTTTCCACTAATTGGATTTGATGGTGCTAATTCTGGTGTTTCTGAATAATCTGCAAATTCCTTGAACCTAAGAAGATTCAACATAATGACTTGTCCTGAAATATTTCTTTGGAAAAATTCTCGTCCTGATTCTTGTGTTGGATTTAAATAGAATTTATTCATTATTGTTTGTTACAATAAACTTTAAAGTATTGTATAGTGTTTAAAATTGCAAATGAAATCTAGAATTGATTTAAATTTTTCTTAGTTTCAAACAATGAAAAAATTCACACCAACTTTACAAAGTCCAGCCAATTGCTTCAGCAACATTAGGGAAATGTTGTTTAAATATTTCTTTTATACTATCTGCAATTTCTCTGTGTTCAAGCTGGGTATCTTCCTCACATCTAAGTTGCAAATAATGTATCCAACTTCTAATACTTCCTTTCATGTACATAGTTGTTTGGGTAGTTAGTGGTAGCACCATTCTAGCACATTCTCTTGCTATACCTTGCTGAATAAGAGTTGAATACAGCTCTTCACTTAGCTTTATATGATTTTCAACAATTGTGTTTATTTCTGAATTTGTAATTTCCTCAGTAGAACTTTGACGATTTTTTTCTGCCTGTTTTCTTAATAATACAGGTTCAATTTCGGTGGCAGTTGCATACCTTTGAGAAAATTCTTGAAACGAAAAAGAGCGATGTCTCAAAATTTGTTGAGCTATTGCTCTTGATGTTACAATTTCGATAGTCATATCAATCATTTCAAAAGGTGACCAATGTTTGTGTTTGATTAAATAATTGATCAATCTCTCAGAGCTTTCGGTATTGTGTTGATTGGAAGGATTACTAACTCTAGCTATATATACAATAAGTTGCTCAGGCGTCATTTCCCATTCTTTAATCAAGGATTCTGTTATTGAAACTAAACTTACTTGCATTTTACTTTCTAATTAAAAATAAATTTTTAAATTGTTTTTTAAAATTATTATAGGGGGATTGAATTATAAAAAACCTCCTTGAAGTCCCCTACCTCAAGAAGGCTAAGATTTTTAGGATAAACTCATAATATATGATACCAGAATCATCCCATTAACCTATCAATCAACCCAACTACTGCTATTTTTAGCAGAATGAAACACAGCCATTACAAAATTATAAAATAATATTGTGTTAAAATCAACATAAATAATAATTATTTATTAGTTAACTAAAGTTTTTTGTTTGGAATTATTTTCAAACTGAACAGAAACAATTTTGGAAACCCCAGATTCTTCTTGAGTAACTCCATACATTGTATCAGCAGCAGCCATAGTTCGCTTATTGTGAGTTACGATAATAAATTGAGTGTTTCCAACAAACTTGCGAATTAAATTTACGAATCTGTCGATATTTGTATCATCTAAAGGAGCATCTACTTCATCTAAAATACAAAATGGAGAAGGTTTTACAAGATAAATAGAAAATAACAATGCAATTGCAGTAAGTGTTTTTTCTCCACCTGAAAGTAAATCTATTGAATGAGGACGCTTTCCTCTTGGCTTTGCAATGATTTCAATTTTAGCTTCTAAAGGATCTCCTTCCATAATTTTTAAATCTGCTTCATCTCCTTCATTAAATAAATTACCAAAGAGTCCAATAAAATTTAATCTAATTTTTTCAAATGTTTCTATGAATAATTTTTGAGCAATGTTGTTAATTTCATCAATTGTATCAAGTAAAATTTTCTCTGCTTTTCTTAAATCATTATATTGAACATTGATAAATTTTAGCCTATCATCTTCTTCTTTCCACTCTTGGTAAGCTAGCAAATTTACAGTTCCTAAAATTTTTATCCTACTTTTAACCTCTCTTAATTTATCTCTAAATTCAGTTAAAGTTGTTTCTATATTTGTTAAATCAAAACTAATATCTGAATTTATTATATTACTATTTAACTTAGATGAAATTGATTCAGAAGAATTTGATTCAAAAGTTTCAACAACTGTTAAATCGGAATCAACGATTGTAATAATAGATGTTTCGGTTATTTCAGTTTCGAGAAGTTCGGTTACTTTACTTCCTGAATCAATATCACAAATATCGTTATCTTCATTATTAGAATCATTAATAGTAACATTATTTATGATTGTATTTTCCGAATCAAATACATTATCATTCTCAATATTCGAATTAATATTATTATTAAATTTTCTCTCCTCAATTAATTTTAAATCTTCAATTAATTTTAATAAATCAATATCTAGTTCATCTTTAGCTCTTTCAACTAAAGAAGCTGCTTTCTGTTTTAGTTCTTGAATTTTTAATTCAAGTGTATGAATCTCACTAACAGTTGATTCGTAACTCTTTCTATCAGTCCTTAACAAATCACTTCTTTGAATTATCTCTAGCCTTTTATTTGATTGTTCAGAAATAATTTCATCACGATTAATTTTGGCATTTTCCAATGAAGCATTAAACAGAATCAAACCGTCAGCAATTTGCTTTAAGTCGTTAGTAATCAATTCTACTTCTTTGATAGACCTTTCCTTATCTGATGTTCTTTGAGTAATAAAATTAAGTGTATTTCTTAAATCAGAATCTAATCTATCAATTGAATTTAATGAATTTCTATCTTCGTTTATAAGCTCAGTAAGTTGAACATTTAAGGAATTTAAAATTCTCATTTTCTCTGAGAATTCTGTTTCTTTGGCACTTAACTGTAAATTCACAACTCTTACATTTTCTTCTGCAAATTTTTGATCTTCTAAATGAGATTCAATTTTTGGAGAAATTTCAAGAAGTAGAATATCTAATGATTTTATTTCTTCTAGCAATGATTGAACTTCCTTTTCATTTGTTATAATTACTTCATCGGCATTATTTTTTTCATATTCAAGTTTGTTTCTAACTTTTTCGATATTACCTAATGACTCTTGAGCTAATCTAACAGAATTTGAAATTTTGCTTAAGTTGATAACACTTTCATAAGTTGAAATAACTCTAGAATCTGATTCAAGTTTTTCTAGTTTTTGGGATAACTTATCAATTTCAATTAACAATTTTTCTATTTGTTCTTTTTTCCCAATTGTAACTCCTTCATTGCTTGTTGTACCACCTCCTCGAACAATGCCAGAAGCCTGTACTGTAGTTCCATCGAGAGTTACAGCCTTTTCACAAATATTTGAAGCTATAGCTCTCTTTGCATTTTCAATAGAATTAACTATAACTACATCTCCAAGCAACACTCTTCTAAGAGAGTCAAATTTGGAGTCAGATTTAGTTAGGTTTAAAGCATATCCAATTACATAATCAGGTAAAGTCTTATTAGAGGATGTATCATTTTCTTTAATTCTATCTAAACATATAAAAGTAGCCTTTCCTTTTTTCCCTAATTTTAATGAAGCAACTCCGCTCATTGCTTGATCTATATTATTTACAATTAAGCAGCTTGAGGCTGATCCTAAAGCTACAGCAATTGAAACTCTAAATTCATCTGAAGTTGAAATTACATCAGAAACAGTTACTGCTTCATTAGGATTCCAAGATTTATCTTTTGATAAAAACCTAACTGCTTCATCTTGATCAACTAATCCAGCGAGAAAATCTAATCTTGATTTACGAGTATTCAATTGCTTGTGAACCTCAACAATTTCATTTCTCATTGCATCTATTTCAGAGCGATACTTATTTTTTAAATCTTGTGAATTTTCAAATTCCTTTCTAGATTTTTCTAACTCTGCTTTCTCTATTTCGACATTATTATAAACTTCAACTAAACTTTTTTCAGCATTATATTTCTTTTGAATAATTTCTTCTTTTAAGTTTATAGAACTATTCAACCTCTTGTTAATACTCTCTTTGCGTGAGTTATTACCAAATTCTTCTCCTCTTAATCTTGCAAGTGAATTAATGATATTAACAACATCTAATT
Above is a window of Chlorobiota bacterium DNA encoding:
- a CDS encoding GIY-YIG nuclease family protein, producing the protein MIKTKKEIKEEYRTKKFKIGVFQIRNVVNGKVYIDGSIDLEAIWNRNRMELNFGNHRNDYLQKEWKEFGEDNFKYEVLSEIKQTEGENIDFKNEVKLLAQLYIDELKPFEDKGYNK
- the smc gene encoding chromosome segregation protein SMC, coding for MYLSKLEIVGFKSFAQKTILKFNEGITAIVGPNGCGKSNIIDAIRWAIGEQKASTLRSDKMEEVIFNGTSARKPLGMSEVSLTIENTKGILPTEYSEVTLTRRLFRSGDSEYLLNKTQCRLRDIIDLFMDTGMGANAYSVIELKMVETILSENADERRKLFEEAAGVTKYKVRRKEALRRLDSTKQDLLRVADILKEVSKKVNSLERQAKRAQEYTTLDKQRVDLEVEIIRREFLQTVTRILPLNDKLQSYFSTKNKLDNELHSKETILKELENDQLEIENILNESQKDVTEISSRIAELNQKQAVSSERLRALNNFISRSEKEVFESQNKISTYNSEKENFAKKLIETKEKLSIIQLQFNEANDSVLSYENELILSRDSAKKAQLDVVNIINSLARLRGEEFGNNSRKESINKRLNSSINLKEEIIQKKYNAEKSLVEVYNNVEIEKAELEKSRKEFENSQDLKNKYRSEIDAMRNEIVEVHKQLNTRKSRLDFLAGLVDQDEAVRFLSKDKSWNPNEAVTVSDVISTSDEFRVSIAVALGSASSCLIVNNIDQAMSGVASLKLGKKGKATFICLDRIKENDTSSNKTLPDYVIGYALNLTKSDSKFDSLRRVLLGDVVIVNSIENAKRAIASNICEKAVTLDGTTVQASGIVRGGGTTSNEGVTIGKKEQIEKLLIEIDKLSQKLEKLESDSRVISTYESVINLSKISNSVRLAQESLGNIEKVRNKLEYEKNNADEVIITNEKEVQSLLEEIKSLDILLLEISPKIESHLEDQKFAEENVRVVNLQLSAKETEFSEKMRILNSLNVQLTELINEDRNSLNSIDRLDSDLRNTLNFITQRTSDKERSIKEVELITNDLKQIADGLILFNASLENAKINRDEIISEQSNKRLEIIQRSDLLRTDRKSYESTVSEIHTLELKIQELKQKAASLVERAKDELDIDLLKLIEDLKLIEERKFNNNINSNIENDNVFDSENTIINNVTINDSNNEDNDICDIDSGSKVTELLETEITETSIITIVDSDLTVVETFESNSSESISSKLNSNIINSDISFDLTNIETTLTEFRDKLREVKSRIKILGTVNLLAYQEWKEEDDRLKFINVQYNDLRKAEKILLDTIDEINNIAQKLFIETFEKIRLNFIGLFGNLFNEGDEADLKIMEGDPLEAKIEIIAKPRGKRPHSIDLLSGGEKTLTAIALLFSIYLVKPSPFCILDEVDAPLDDTNIDRFVNLIRKFVGNTQFIIVTHNKRTMAAADTMYGVTQEESGVSKIVSVQFENNSKQKTLVN
- a CDS encoding FAD-dependent thymidylate synthase, giving the protein MQVSLVSITESLIKEWEMTPEQLIVYIARVSNPSNQHNTESSERLINYLIKHKHWSPFEMIDMTIEIVTSRAIAQQILRHRSFSFQEFSQRYATATEIEPVLLRKQAEKNRQSSTEEITNSEINTIVENHIKLSEELYSTLIQQGIARECARMVLPLTTQTTMYMKGSIRSWIHYLQLRCEEDTQLEHREIADSIKEIFKQHFPNVAEAIGWTL
- a CDS encoding DUF1330 domain-containing protein, which produces MNKFYLNPTQESGREFFQRNISGQVIMLNLLRFKEFADYSETPELAPSNPISGKVAYMLYIEKTLQHLKKSGGEIMFLGYGGHFLVGPTNERWDCVMMIQQNSVQDFIAFASNHEYLKVIGHRTAALEDSRLLPLTEQNFKMLNDKN